A window of the Gemmatirosa kalamazoonensis genome harbors these coding sequences:
- a CDS encoding acylphosphatase, producing MGDDRIRQRLVVSGRVQGVGFRRYVERAAHRRGVAGWVKNRPDGGVEILVEGPRTALDGLTADVRHGPPGAHVLDIQASAAGGDEPLPRPFAIHRG from the coding sequence GTGGGCGACGACCGGATCCGCCAGCGGCTCGTCGTCTCCGGCCGCGTCCAAGGCGTCGGCTTCCGCCGCTACGTCGAGCGCGCCGCCCACCGCCGCGGCGTCGCCGGCTGGGTGAAGAACCGGCCCGACGGCGGCGTGGAGATCCTCGTCGAGGGGCCGCGCACCGCGCTCGACGGGCTGACGGCCGACGTTCGCCACGGCCCGCCGGGAGCGCACGTGCTGGACATCCAGGCGTCGGCCGCGGGCGGGGACGAGCCGCTGCCGCGCCCGTTCGCGATCCACCGTGGGTGA
- a CDS encoding adenine phosphoribosyltransferase, producing the protein MNPSSATDPELVAAALAALRDVADFPRPGIRFKDITPLLGDAALFARLTRAMAKPFEAMAISHVAGIESRGFILGAPVAQHLDAGFIPLRKPGKLPHRTRRVEYALEYGTDALEAHADACGEGGSVLLVDDVLATGGTAAAAVELLEGLGATVVGCSFLLAIDALGGAGRLPGRRFETVLHV; encoded by the coding sequence ATGAATCCGTCGTCCGCAACGGACCCCGAGCTCGTGGCCGCGGCGCTGGCCGCGCTCCGCGACGTCGCCGATTTCCCGCGGCCCGGCATCCGATTCAAGGACATCACGCCGCTGCTCGGCGATGCCGCGCTGTTCGCGCGGCTCACGCGGGCGATGGCCAAGCCGTTCGAGGCCATGGCGATAAGCCATGTCGCCGGGATCGAGAGCCGCGGCTTCATCCTCGGCGCACCCGTGGCCCAGCACCTGGACGCCGGGTTCATACCGCTCCGGAAGCCGGGAAAGCTCCCGCACCGCACGCGCCGGGTGGAGTACGCTCTGGAGTACGGCACCGACGCGCTCGAGGCGCACGCCGACGCATGTGGGGAGGGCGGCTCGGTCCTGCTCGTGGACGACGTCCTGGCCACCGGCGGCACGGCCGCGGCGGCGGTGGAGCTGCTGGAAGGCCTCGGCGCGACGGTGGTGGGCTGCTCGTTCCTGCTGGCGATCGACGCGCTGGGGGGCGCCGGCCGGCTGCCCGGCCGCCGATTCGAGACCGTGCTTCACGTCTGA
- a CDS encoding tetratricopeptide repeat protein, translating to MTHSPASFDDATENFTDWVRLHATQVALGVGAVVIIGGGLALWRSSANSRAHRAEAALFEAQAPLAEGNIPAAQQQLQQVAQRYDGTAGGTQAQLALAETYYDQGKYQEGLNVLKQADDAPKAMQNAVRHLTAVGYEGLGKFEDAAKLYEQAVGDAATDSEKHQLQAEAARAYQNAGKNDQALRLWTDLAKIEGQGLSDEARVRVGELTAKRVR from the coding sequence ATGACCCACAGCCCCGCGTCGTTCGACGACGCCACCGAGAACTTCACCGACTGGGTGCGGCTGCACGCCACGCAGGTCGCCCTGGGCGTGGGCGCGGTGGTCATCATCGGCGGCGGGCTGGCGCTCTGGCGCAGCTCGGCGAACAGCCGGGCGCACCGCGCCGAGGCGGCGCTGTTCGAGGCGCAGGCGCCGCTCGCCGAGGGGAACATCCCGGCGGCCCAGCAGCAGCTCCAGCAGGTGGCTCAGCGGTACGACGGGACCGCCGGCGGGACCCAGGCCCAGCTCGCGCTGGCCGAGACGTACTACGACCAGGGCAAGTACCAGGAGGGGCTGAACGTCCTGAAGCAGGCCGACGACGCGCCGAAAGCCATGCAGAACGCCGTGCGGCACCTGACGGCGGTCGGGTACGAAGGCCTCGGGAAGTTCGAGGATGCGGCGAAGCTCTACGAGCAGGCCGTCGGCGACGCCGCGACCGACTCCGAGAAGCACCAGCTTCAGGCGGAGGCGGCGCGTGCGTACCAGAACGCCGGCAAGAACGACCAGGCGCTACGCCTCTGGACCGATCTCGCGAAGATCGAGGGCCAGGGTCTGTCGGACGAGGCGCGCGTGCGGGTGGGCGAGCTCACGGCGAAGCGGGTGCGCTGA
- the dapF gene encoding diaminopimelate epimerase gives MAERGREFYKMCGSGNDFVFFDARDQAPGALETPELIQRMCARGTGIGADGVVFLERSAAATVGLRYFNSDGSPASLCGNATLCTARLAVELGAADPSGFTIATDAGVMAARFRDARPEIDFAPVQELTADAPVRSGAAERRIGYARAGVPHLVVEVPDIEAVPLASRGRELRFDAALRDGANVNFVAPGPDGAWYMRTYERGVEGETLACGTGAVATAAVLGAWGAADGPATTIVTRSGRPLVITRGAAGRGPSLAGEGRIVFVGRLREVE, from the coding sequence GTGGCCGAGCGTGGGCGGGAGTTCTACAAGATGTGCGGCTCGGGGAACGATTTCGTGTTCTTCGACGCACGCGACCAGGCGCCGGGAGCTCTCGAGACGCCCGAGCTCATCCAGCGGATGTGCGCCCGTGGCACCGGGATCGGAGCCGACGGTGTGGTGTTCCTCGAGCGATCCGCGGCGGCCACGGTCGGGCTCCGGTACTTCAACAGCGACGGCTCGCCGGCGTCGCTGTGCGGCAACGCGACCCTGTGCACGGCCCGTCTCGCCGTCGAGCTCGGGGCCGCCGACCCGTCGGGGTTCACGATCGCGACCGACGCCGGGGTGATGGCCGCCCGGTTCCGGGACGCCCGGCCGGAGATCGACTTCGCGCCGGTCCAGGAGCTGACCGCCGACGCGCCGGTCCGGTCCGGGGCGGCGGAGCGACGGATCGGCTACGCGCGGGCCGGGGTGCCGCATCTCGTCGTGGAGGTGCCGGACATCGAGGCGGTGCCGCTGGCCAGCCGGGGGCGGGAGCTGCGGTTCGACGCGGCGCTGAGGGACGGCGCCAACGTCAACTTCGTCGCGCCGGGGCCCGACGGCGCCTGGTACATGCGGACCTACGAGCGCGGTGTCGAGGGTGAGACGTTGGCGTGCGGCACCGGCGCCGTCGCGACCGCGGCCGTCCTCGGCGCGTGGGGTGCCGCCGACGGTCCGGCGACGACGATCGTGACGCGCTCGGGGCGGCCGCTGGTCATCACGCGGGGCGCGGCGGGACGCGGCCCGTCGCTGGCCGGCGAGGGGCGGATCGTGTTCGTCGGTCGGCTCCGCGAAGTGGAATAG
- a CDS encoding polyprenol monophosphomannose synthase, producing MATESRAAGDAAAGTTGKAIVIVPTYNERENIARLIDLVLAQGEQFEVLVVDDGSPDGTGQIVDDIAAANPRVHALHRPRKMGLGTAYLAGFRWALERARFAFVFEMDADFSHDPAHLPKFLEAIESADLVLGSRYRFGKVTVVNWPISRLILSYSANIYARIVTGLQLFDSTGGFKCFRREVLAAIDLDAVRSNGYAFQIEMSFRAWKRGFRIVEIPIVFADRSEGESKMSGHIVREAIWMVWRLRWWAMTGKV from the coding sequence TTGGCGACCGAATCACGGGCGGCGGGAGACGCGGCCGCCGGCACGACCGGCAAGGCGATCGTCATCGTCCCGACGTACAACGAGCGCGAGAACATCGCGCGCTTGATCGACCTCGTCCTCGCCCAGGGCGAGCAGTTCGAGGTGCTCGTCGTCGACGACGGGTCGCCCGACGGCACCGGGCAGATCGTCGACGACATCGCCGCGGCGAACCCGCGGGTCCACGCGCTGCACCGGCCCAGAAAGATGGGGCTCGGGACCGCCTATCTGGCGGGCTTCCGCTGGGCGCTCGAGCGGGCCCGGTTCGCGTTCGTGTTCGAGATGGACGCCGACTTCTCGCACGATCCCGCCCACCTCCCGAAGTTCCTCGAGGCGATCGAGTCGGCCGACCTGGTGCTCGGCTCCCGCTACCGGTTCGGCAAGGTGACGGTCGTGAACTGGCCGATCTCTCGCCTGATCCTGAGCTACTCGGCGAACATCTACGCCCGGATCGTGACGGGGCTGCAGCTCTTCGACTCCACGGGCGGGTTCAAGTGCTTCCGCCGCGAGGTGCTGGCGGCGATCGACCTCGACGCCGTGCGGTCGAACGGCTACGCGTTCCAGATCGAGATGAGCTTCCGGGCCTGGAAGCGCGGCTTCCGCATCGTCGAGATCCCGATCGTGTTTGCCGACCGGTCGGAGGGGGAGAGCAAGATGTCCGGCCACATCGTGCGGGAGGCGATCTGGATGGTCTGGCGCCTGCGCTGGTGGGCGATGACCGGGAAGGTCTGA